CCACTCTGTAGGCCTTGGTCACCATTTCCTGCAGGCGGGCGCCAGTGCCGGTCCTTGCCAGGAAGTCATGGAGCACCTCATTTACCCGGTTGTCCTCCAGACAGGTCACGCCGCCTCTGCCGTCGCTGCGGAACTGCCACTCCTCCGGGCTGTCGTAGTCATGGAAAGCCCTGGACAGGGCCCCCGCCACATAGTAGGCATTTTCTGCCGTATTGTCGAACTCATCCCCTGTCCAGTCCACGGTGAGCAGCCATTCTCCATCTATATAGATATCCTTGCGCCCCTGCACCGTCACATGACCTGCCCCATAAGCACTCATGAGCTGTGAAAGCTTCGCCTCCCGCAGATCCGTATCAGGGTGGTCGTTGTAGTTCTCCTGCTCCTTGAGCTTGGGGTCAAGGTCCTGATACTCCATGACATTCTTTGTTTCATAAGTCAGGTAATAGCCCATGCGGTACATGGCCGCTGCTCCGCCGCCGGGATTGAAGCCGGCTGAGGCCATGAGGTAGAAGCCCCCTTCGTCAGCCTCATACTCCGTGGGCAGGGTCACATTCTTGGCAATGGAATAGTTCACCAGCGCGTTGAGCTTGTTCCAGTCCATAAGGCCTGCATCCATATTGAGGAAGGCCATGCCATAGTACTGGCCACCGCCTTGGCATAATTGTGGGCGCTGTGCTGCCTGAGGCCGTGAGTCATCTCATGGGCCAGCACCGCCGCCAGCTCATCCCTGTCGCACTGGAGCCCCCGCACCAAGGCCCGGTTGATGCTGATGTAATTGGTGGGATAGCAGGCAGCATTGAAGTCATTGCTGTCATTGATGCTCCACAGGAAAGGCAGGGAATCGGCCTTCAGGGCATAATCCCCCTTCTCCACCAGCTGCTCCATGACTTCGTTCACTATGGCCAGTCATGGTCATTCCTGTCCCTGCCATTGGCCCCCAAATCCTGAATCCGCCCGCTGATCTGGCCCTGGGATCATTGCCCAGCAAGAGCACGCTCTTGAGACTGGATTTGTAGGCAGCATAGACACCCAGGGCCTGGGCAGCTGCCGCCCAGGGGTCTACGCCTGCCTCCACCCGGGCAGCAGGCAGCGCCACTCCCATGCCCATCAGAGCTGCCAGGCACAGGGACAGGGCCTTATGCTTTATTAAAGAAAGTTGATTTTTCATATCATATCCTCCGTGCCCCATTGTACCACAAAGAAACCAGAATTCAATCAAAAGTGGAAGAAGTTCAGGCACTTCATGGCCAGCTTCCTGCCCTCCTCCTCAGGGTGTGCCAAAATGTGCTCCAATGTGTACACGTAAAAAAAGGAAGATATGGGTACATAGCGGCGGCCCTTCACCATATCCGCCTCCCGCAAGAGCTTCTTGTAGGCTTTCATGAAATCTTCCTCCGTAGCCTGATATTTTTTTATGATT
This genomic interval from Selenomonas sp. AB3002 contains the following:
- a CDS encoding M48 family metalloprotease; this encodes MEKGDYALKADSLPFLWSINDSNDFNAACYPTNYISINRALVRGLQCDRDELAAVLAHEMTHGLRQHSAHNYAKAVASTMAWPSSIWMQALWTGTSSTRW